In the genome of Brachypodium distachyon strain Bd21 chromosome 3, Brachypodium_distachyon_v3.0, whole genome shotgun sequence, the window GTGTCCATTTCAATTATATCTCTGTCCGCCAAATCGTCGTATATTTCACCAATTTTGGTACTCTCTccaacccatattacttgtcgaaatattaaatgtatttagacgcttttcaaacatagatacatgtatatatggacaaatttgagacaagtaatatgggttaGAGGGTTTTAGAGTTGGATGGCAAAACAAGCATAATGTACAAGTCGAGTGGCCGCATTGAATTATACTCTTTGGAAAATAATGTGCCAGTGTACACTTATAGACCTAGCACAAGTTGAGCGGCCAAAGTGAATTATACTCTTTCGGAAATCATTATGTTGTTCAGGATGCACAAAGCTATAGTCATTTTCGTTGTCTCTTTGAATAACCTATGAGAAACCAGACAAAATCTGGAGACCGTACGTTTCTGCTAGTAAACGTACGTTGTCCGTGTTCAAAGCTACGTACACCGCATGCAGCTCAGAGCTCCTAGCTATAGCAATCCTCCGGAACCTACACAGATCGGCACGcacatcatcttcatcatcattgTGAAGCACGCATGACCACCGTTGAAGTGCAGTACTAATGCGAAAATCAGTCTGACTAACGAGCTATGTTAGTCCCCGGCCGTACTCCCGTCCTAACGAGCTAGTGGATACAAGGAACTTCTTTGCCGGCCGTCTCGTTTCTCACTGTCCGGCCGTATGCCGGGACCGCGCGCCCCTGTTCCACCGGCCACCGCTATCTCCTCGCGTCCTCTCCTATTTAGTCGATCTCACTGCATGGATGCAAAGATTAGAGCCACATTCAGGCACGTACGGATGATCGATCTGAAATGAATTAACGAAGCAGAGCAGAGCGCGCACCGACCTAATTCTCAAGAATTGATCTTAAACCTTGGCGAACTCGCCTTCCCTGCACACGCCGACGCTGACGGTCATCGACCGGTCCTTCCCTTTCGTCGGCGACGACACCACCTTGCAGCAATTCCTCCTCGGAGACTGCAATGGCGACAGCAATGGATGCTCGCTTGTTAACTAACGACCAATATATGGAGACTGTACCGATCGAGTTTCAAGCAGAAGGTACGTACGGGAGATGCATGGAAGGAAGAATGGAACTGTAACGTACCCTTTTCCAGAGGTCGGGGTCAGGCTTCTTGTGGACGACAATGTGGtcgaggagcgcggcggggtcggcgaTGCGCCACCGGCAGGGTGGCGGCTTCACGGCATGGTGCCGCTCGTACTCCGTGACCGTGGTGGTGCCGTTCCTTCTCCGCTCCAGGCGCGCCTCCCGCATGTAGTACACGTGCGGCTTCTGGCACGGCTGCCTCGCCACGGGCCGCGTGTTGAACGAGTAGGCCGTGTAGTCGGCCCGCCGGTACCAGTTGAGGAAGGACCTCACGGGCGTCTCCATCTCCCTGGGCGACACCACCCCGCGCACCACCATCACCGCGAACCCCCACGACACGGACACCGTCCACTGGTGCTCCGCGTCGTAGCACACCGACTGCTGGGCCACGGCCGCCGAGTCCAGCCTCACCGGCCCGTCGAACAGCCTCTTCAGCGCCCCGgcccgcgacggcggcgtcgtgggGAACACGGGCTCCAGGAAGTCCAGATGGTGCAGCGTCACCAGCGGAGCCACCGGATGGGCCCCCAGCAGGCCCAGCACGTCCCCCCACAGGTCGCACTGGTGGAACCCCGGGTGCCTCGTCAGCGGCACCCCGAGCTCCGACATGCATGCGTGGATCCGGTCGTCGCTGCCGTACAGAGCAGGGTACCGGTGCAGGCACCCGTCCtgcatcttggccagctcctCCGCCAGGGCCCGGCTGATGGcgaacccgccgccgccgaacgCCATGCCGTAGGAGAAGATGAGGTTCTGGATGTGGCTCTCGGAGGGGGACCCGATGTAGTAGGGCTGCGTGTGGTCGTAGCGCGACAGCACGTGGACGAGGTTCTCCGGGAGGAACACCGTGTCGTCGTCGCCCATCACGAACCACCGCACCCCGGGGAGCCCGAGACGGAAGCTCTCGGAGACGATGCGGGAGATGCGGAGCGCAGagcggctgccggcgccgtGCGTGTAGGGGAACTTGGACGTGTCCGAGCTCACCATGATGGCCGGGAGCCCCGTGCGGGAGCTCTTGGAGTAGAACTCCGACACGGGCTTGTCCATCCACACGAACCCGCGCATCCGTCCGGGCCGCCACCACAGCTTGATGTACTCCTTCCGGCTCTCCCACAGCGCCGACGACGCGCCGATGCCGAACACGATGTGGCGCAGCCCCGTGGGCGCCTCGTCCGCGGACACCATCCCCCGCGAAGGAGGAGAATGGCCATGGGACGACAGCGTCGTTGAGCCGTTcgacgcggcggaggaggagccgttTCTGGGATTGGCGGCCACCACGAAGTGCGCCATCTCCGGGGAGCACCGCGGGTTGTAGAGCGGCGATACCGCGACGAGGACCATGTACAGGGACAGCACGGGCAGGACGACGT includes:
- the LOC100822043 gene encoding uncharacterized protein LOC100822043, translated to MRGGGGVAGAGDKLQQAPNGMHGPGKARPSSSFLYGVLLYVVLPVLSLYMVLVAVSPLYNPRCSPEMAHFVVAANPRNGSSSAASNGSTTLSSHGHSPPSRGMVSADEAPTGLRHIVFGIGASSALWESRKEYIKLWWRPGRMRGFVWMDKPVSEFYSKSSRTGLPAIMVSSDTSKFPYTHGAGSRSALRISRIVSESFRLGLPGVRWFVMGDDDTVFLPENLVHVLSRYDHTQPYYIGSPSESHIQNLIFSYGMAFGGGGFAISRALAEELAKMQDGCLHRYPALYGSDDRIHACMSELGVPLTRHPGFHQCDLWGDVLGLLGAHPVAPLVTLHHLDFLEPVFPTTPPSRAGALKRLFDGPVRLDSAAVAQQSVCYDAEHQWTVSVSWGFAVMVVRGVVSPREMETPVRSFLNWYRRADYTAYSFNTRPVARQPCQKPHVYYMREARLERRRNGTTTVTEYERHHAVKPPPCRWRIADPAALLDHIVVHKKPDPDLWKRSPRRNCCKVVSSPTKGKDRSMTVSVGVCREGEFAKV